A portion of the Aricia agestis chromosome 1, ilAriAges1.1, whole genome shotgun sequence genome contains these proteins:
- the LOC121727349 gene encoding ubiquitin-like-conjugating enzyme ATG3: protein MQSVINSVKGTALGVAGYLTPVLKESKFNETGVLTPEEFVAAGDHLVHHCPTWQWAKGEESKLRPYLPPDKQFLITRNVPCYRRCKQIEYCEDNEKVIEDENDDEGGWVDTHHYDSAGLPTIEEKVCEMTLEAAETGDSDGEGAGDNDDDDDEDADEDGEAEDMENFQESGLLDEVDPSTALTTRKEPKDKKQKQDGDEIIRTRTYDLHITYDKYYQTPRLWLIGYDEDRKLLSVEQMYEDVSQDHAKKTVTMETHPHLSGPSMASVHPCRHAEVMKKIIETVTESGGRVQAHASLIVFLKFVQSVIPTIEYDFTQNFAMH, encoded by the exons ATGCAAAGCGTAATAAATTCTGTAAAGGGTACCGCCCTTGGGGTTGCAGGATATCTGACCCCTGTTTTAAAG GAATCAAAATTTAATGAAACTGGGGTTTTGACACCAGAAGAATTTGTGGCCGCTGGAGATCACCTAGTGCATCACTGCCCCACTTGGCAATGGGCAAAAGGAGAGGAGTCTAAGCTTAGACCATACCTGCCTCCAGATAAGCAGTTTCTTATCACTAGGAATGTTCCGTGTTACAGACGGTGTAAACAG ATTGAATATTGTGAAGATAATGAGAAAGTGATAGAAGATGaaaatgatgatgaaggaggctgGGTTGACACACACCACTATGATTCTGCTGGATTACCTACTATTGAAGAAAAG GTGTGTGAAATGACACTTGAAGCTGCCGAGACTGGGGACAGTGATGGTGAAGGAGCTGgggataatgatgatgatgacgatgaagaTGCTGATGAAGACGGTGAGGCAGAAGACATGGAGAACTTCCAGGAATCTGGCCTTCTGGATGAAGTGGATCCA TCAACTGCGCTAACGACGCGAAAAGAGCCCAAGGACAAGAAACAAAAGCAGGATGGCGACGAGATAATCCGGACCCGAACCTACGACCTCCACATCACATACGACAAGTACTACCAGACCCCGCGCCTGTGGCTCATTGGATATGACGAG GACCGTAAGCTACTGAGTGTGGAGCAGATGTACGAAGATGTGTCCCAGGACCACGCCAAGAAGACTGTCACCATGGAAACTCATCCACACCTGTCCGGACCCAGCATGGCTTCTGTACATCCCTGCAG acatGCGGAGGTGATGAAGAAAATAATCGAGACGGTGACGGAGAGCGGCGGGCGCGTGCAGGCGCACGCCTCGCTCATCGTGTTCCTGAAGTTCGTGCAGTCCGTCATACCCACCATCGAGTACGACTTCACACAGAACTTTGCCATGCACTAG